A part of Thiohalorhabdus sp. Cl-TMA genomic DNA contains:
- the pgeF gene encoding peptidoglycan editing factor PgeF, with protein sequence MTAVSGFEPHWTAPPNVRTFVTTRTGGVSAPPFESFNLALHVGDDAEAVAENRRRLREGLCLPAEPAWTAQVHGTRCTRAEPEGAADAEADAAVVEGPGAVGVVLTADCLPVVLARADGAAAAVAHAGWRGLAAGVVDEAVRALGSPERIHAYLGPAIGPDAFEVGAEVREAFLAGADEDRRAFHARNDRWLANLYILASQRLKRLGVPPHCISGGGFCTFSDGDRFFSHRRDGQTGRMATLVWLEEGGA encoded by the coding sequence ATGACCGCCGTATCCGGATTCGAGCCCCACTGGACCGCGCCGCCCAATGTCCGCACCTTCGTCACCACGCGGACCGGCGGGGTTAGCGCGCCGCCCTTCGAATCCTTCAATCTGGCGCTTCACGTGGGCGACGATGCGGAGGCGGTGGCGGAGAACCGACGCCGTCTCCGGGAAGGGCTGTGCTTGCCCGCGGAGCCCGCCTGGACGGCGCAGGTCCATGGTACCCGCTGCACCCGCGCCGAGCCGGAAGGCGCCGCCGACGCGGAGGCCGACGCGGCGGTGGTGGAGGGCCCCGGCGCGGTGGGGGTGGTGCTCACCGCCGACTGCCTGCCGGTGGTGCTGGCTAGGGCCGACGGCGCCGCCGCGGCGGTGGCCCATGCCGGCTGGCGCGGTCTCGCCGCCGGAGTGGTGGACGAGGCGGTGCGCGCGCTGGGGAGCCCGGAGCGGATCCACGCCTATCTCGGCCCGGCCATCGGTCCGGACGCCTTCGAGGTGGGCGCGGAGGTGCGCGAGGCCTTCCTGGCCGGCGCGGACGAGGACCGCCGCGCTTTCCACGCCCGGAACGACCGCTGGCTCGCCAACCTCTACATCCTGGCCAGCCAGCGGCTCAAGCGCCTCGGCGTCCCGCCGCACTGTATCTCCGGCGGCGGATTCTGTACCTTCTCGGACGGGGACCGCTTC
- a CDS encoding RluA family pseudouridine synthase, producing the protein MEKVDVPENLDETAPSPHRIQLPREWRGERLDRALTRLFGGHSRAEIQEWLAAGRVVLEGRRPAAKTRVAGGEWVVVDPPAAEDRDEAWVARPVPLDVVHADEHLIVLAKDPGRVVHPAAGHMEDTLVNGLLYRFPELAGVERAGIVHRLDRDTSGLLVVARTPHARERLVAQFKEHAVDRRYLAVVQGEITSGGHVEAPIGRHPRHRTKFAVVEAGKHALTHYRVERRYAGATRIEARLETGRTHQVRVHMAHIGHPVLGDPLYGGKRRFPGGLDEAGRAFVGGFSRQALHAGRLTLSHPVTGQQLTWEQPPPADMARLLAILEDSAT; encoded by the coding sequence ATGGAAAAAGTGGACGTCCCGGAAAACCTCGACGAAACCGCCCCTTCTCCGCACCGCATCCAGCTCCCCCGGGAGTGGCGGGGCGAGCGCCTGGACCGCGCCCTGACCCGGCTGTTCGGCGGCCATTCCCGCGCCGAGATCCAGGAGTGGCTGGCGGCGGGCCGCGTGGTGCTGGAGGGCCGCCGCCCCGCCGCCAAGACCAGGGTGGCGGGCGGCGAGTGGGTGGTGGTCGATCCCCCCGCCGCGGAGGACCGCGACGAGGCCTGGGTGGCCCGTCCGGTCCCCCTGGACGTGGTCCACGCCGACGAGCACCTGATCGTCCTGGCCAAGGACCCCGGGCGGGTGGTTCACCCCGCGGCGGGGCACATGGAGGACACCCTGGTCAACGGCCTGCTGTACCGCTTTCCGGAGCTGGCCGGGGTGGAGCGGGCGGGCATCGTCCACCGCCTGGACCGCGACACCTCCGGGCTGCTGGTGGTGGCGCGTACGCCTCATGCCCGGGAGCGCCTGGTGGCACAGTTCAAGGAGCACGCCGTGGACCGCCGCTATCTGGCGGTGGTGCAGGGGGAGATCACCAGCGGCGGCCACGTGGAGGCCCCGATAGGCCGCCATCCCCGCCACCGCACCAAATTCGCCGTGGTGGAAGCGGGCAAGCACGCGCTCACCCATTACCGTGTCGAGCGGCGCTATGCCGGCGCCACGCGCATCGAGGCACGCCTGGAGACCGGCCGTACCCACCAGGTCCGGGTGCACATGGCGCACATCGGCCATCCGGTGCTCGGCGACCCCCTGTACGGCGGCAAGCGCCGGTTCCCGGGCGGGCTCGACGAGGCGGGGCGGGCCTTCGTGGGCGGATTCTCGCGGCAGGCCCTGCATGCCGGCCGCCTCACCCTCAGCCACCCCGTCACCGGCCAGCAGCTGACCTGGGAGCAGCCGCCCCCGGCGGATATGGCACGGCTGCTGGCCATCCTGGAGGACAGCGCAACATGA
- a CDS encoding outer membrane protein assembly factor BamD: MRRLTRNLAALLAALLLAAGCNTLEVAEGDSPEEILAKAREAMEQRLYSQAIDNYQRLESLYPYSRRAIQAQIMTAYAYYLKGDSLAAVNAAERFIRLHPSNPHVDYALYLKGIAQYQKIGKSDRDPEPARKALEALSQLIRQHPESEYVPDAHARLRKVDEILAAHELHVARFYMDREAFLAVANRTQTILTEHPGTPSVEPALALLTRSYAELRLEDLARDTLAILSENYPDSSYLSGARSAVSDRFGESANDN; the protein is encoded by the coding sequence ATGCGCCGACTCACGCGAAATCTGGCCGCCCTCCTCGCCGCCCTCCTGCTGGCGGCCGGCTGTAACACCCTGGAAGTCGCCGAAGGGGATTCCCCGGAGGAGATCCTGGCCAAGGCCCGGGAGGCCATGGAGCAGAGGCTCTACTCCCAGGCCATCGACAATTACCAGCGCCTGGAGTCCCTGTACCCCTACAGCCGGCGGGCCATCCAGGCGCAGATCATGACGGCCTACGCCTATTACCTAAAGGGCGACTCGCTGGCGGCGGTGAACGCCGCGGAGCGCTTCATCCGCCTGCACCCCAGCAATCCACACGTGGACTACGCCCTTTACCTCAAGGGCATCGCCCAGTACCAGAAGATCGGCAAGTCGGACCGCGATCCGGAGCCGGCGCGCAAGGCCCTGGAGGCGCTCTCCCAGCTGATCCGCCAGCATCCGGAATCGGAGTACGTGCCCGACGCCCACGCCCGCCTCCGCAAGGTGGACGAGATCCTGGCCGCCCACGAGCTGCACGTGGCCCGATTCTACATGGACCGCGAGGCCTTCCTGGCCGTGGCCAACCGCACCCAGACCATCCTCACCGAGCATCCGGGCACCCCCTCCGTGGAGCCGGCCCTGGCCCTGCTGACGCGCAGCTACGCTGAGCTGCGCCTCGAGGACCTGGCTCGGGACACTCTCGCCATCCTGTCGGAGAACTACCCGGACAGCAGCTATCTGTCCGGGGCCCGCTCCGCGGTGAGCGACCGATTCGGCGAAAGCGCCAACGACAACTGA
- a CDS encoding nitroreductase family protein gives MWDFFQTVRHRHSIRRYQSDVTIEPAALHGVLEMALAGPSAGDKQAYHLVVVQDAGLRQRIAEHSGEDFLAKAPVNIVVCSDPELSATQFGERGRDLFALQDATIAATYIQLAAVAEGLGSAWAGGFVEETLREILEIPDHLHPVAVLALGYPAEIPEPTPRRKLNELVSYR, from the coding sequence ATGTGGGACTTCTTCCAGACCGTCCGCCACCGTCACAGCATCCGTCGCTACCAGAGCGACGTCACCATCGAGCCCGCGGCCCTGCACGGCGTTCTGGAAATGGCCCTGGCCGGGCCGTCCGCCGGCGACAAGCAGGCCTACCACCTGGTGGTGGTCCAGGACGCCGGGCTGCGGCAGCGCATCGCCGAACATTCCGGGGAAGACTTCCTGGCCAAGGCCCCGGTCAACATCGTGGTCTGCTCCGACCCCGAGCTTTCCGCCACCCAATTCGGCGAGCGGGGCCGGGACCTCTTCGCCCTGCAGGACGCCACCATCGCCGCCACCTACATCCAGCTGGCGGCCGTGGCCGAGGGGCTGGGATCGGCCTGGGCCGGGGGCTTCGTGGAGGAGACGCTGCGGGAGATCCTGGAGATTCCCGACCATCTCCATCCCGTGGCGGTGCTGGCGCTCGGTTATCCCGCCGAAATCCCGGAGCCCACGCCGCGCCGCAAGCTGAACGAGCTGGTCTCCTACCGCTAG
- a CDS encoding P-II family nitrogen regulator: MKKIEAIIKPFKLDDVREALSEMGIAGLTVTEVKGFGRQKGHTELYRGAEYVVDFLPKVKIEVVLSEDMVDRAIEAIMESARSGKIGDGKIFVTPVERIVRIRTGEENDNAI, from the coding sequence ATGAAGAAGATCGAGGCGATCATCAAGCCGTTCAAGCTCGACGACGTCCGCGAGGCGCTGTCGGAGATGGGCATCGCCGGGCTGACGGTGACCGAGGTGAAGGGCTTCGGCCGCCAGAAGGGCCACACCGAGCTCTACCGGGGTGCGGAGTACGTGGTGGATTTCCTGCCCAAGGTGAAGATCGAGGTGGTGCTTTCCGAGGACATGGTGGACCGGGCTATCGAGGCCATCATGGAGTCGGCCCGCAGCGGCAAGATCGGCGACGGCAAGATCTTCGTCACGCCGGTGGAGCGCATCGTGCGCATCCGCACCGGCGAGGAGAACGACAACGCCATCTGA
- a CDS encoding NAD+ synthase yields MTDRPLRIALAQIDPVVGDLEGNVNRILGALEGAREAGVDLVVTPELALTGYPPQDLLLHRQFVEDCESAMGRLVQQVQDVDLVVGHPEVAAEGLYNAASWVRAGAVRARYRKQRLPNYGVFDEKRYFLTGSEPCVVELDGVPVGVTICEDAWETDGPMTRAVSAGARILVNLNASPYDYTKLHKREQEIGHRARETGVPVAYVNMVGGQDELVFDGASFAVDAGGYVVDRAPAFETVLQVTEWERAGDALLTAGREVLASESQEEGIYGALTTGIRDYVEKNGFPGVVVGLSGGIDSALTLCLAVDALGPDRVEAVFMPSRYTSDMSGEDSRDLAANLGVALHELSIDHIHQAFLDGLRGELGSDPHGVAAENIQARARGILLMAISNERNLMVLATGNKSEMSMGYATLYGDMVGGFSALKDVPKTVVYRLAELVNRDVEILPRRIIDRPPSAELAPDQKDSDTLPPYEVLDAILFAYVEEDLAPETIAARGHDPALVRQVLNRVENNEYKRRQAPPGVRISPRGFGTDRRYPITNKYRF; encoded by the coding sequence GTGACCGACCGTCCCCTGCGCATCGCCCTGGCCCAGATCGATCCCGTGGTGGGCGATCTGGAAGGGAACGTGAACCGCATCCTGGGTGCCTTGGAGGGTGCCCGGGAGGCGGGAGTGGACCTGGTGGTGACCCCGGAGCTGGCCCTCACGGGGTATCCGCCGCAGGACCTGCTCCTGCACCGCCAGTTCGTGGAGGATTGCGAGAGCGCCATGGGCCGGCTGGTGCAGCAGGTGCAGGACGTGGACCTGGTGGTGGGCCATCCCGAAGTCGCCGCGGAAGGCCTGTACAACGCCGCCAGCTGGGTGCGGGCTGGGGCGGTGCGGGCGCGCTACCGCAAGCAGCGCCTGCCCAACTACGGCGTCTTCGACGAGAAGCGCTATTTCCTTACCGGCTCCGAGCCCTGCGTGGTGGAGCTGGACGGCGTGCCGGTGGGCGTCACCATCTGCGAGGACGCCTGGGAGACCGACGGTCCCATGACCCGGGCGGTTTCCGCCGGCGCCCGCATCCTGGTGAACCTCAACGCCTCGCCCTACGACTACACCAAGCTGCACAAGCGGGAGCAGGAGATCGGCCACCGCGCCCGCGAGACGGGGGTGCCCGTCGCCTACGTGAACATGGTGGGCGGCCAGGACGAGCTGGTGTTCGACGGCGCCTCCTTCGCCGTGGATGCCGGGGGCTACGTGGTGGATCGGGCGCCGGCCTTCGAGACGGTGCTCCAGGTCACGGAGTGGGAGCGCGCGGGGGACGCCCTGCTGACCGCCGGTCGGGAGGTGCTGGCCTCGGAAAGCCAGGAGGAGGGTATCTACGGCGCCCTGACCACCGGCATCCGGGATTACGTGGAGAAGAACGGCTTCCCCGGCGTGGTGGTGGGGCTGTCCGGCGGCATCGACTCCGCCCTGACCCTGTGCCTGGCGGTGGATGCCCTGGGGCCGGACCGGGTGGAAGCGGTGTTCATGCCCTCCCGCTATACCTCGGATATGTCCGGCGAGGATTCGCGCGACCTGGCGGCCAACCTCGGCGTGGCCCTCCACGAGCTTTCCATCGACCACATCCACCAGGCCTTCCTGGACGGCCTGCGCGGGGAGCTCGGCTCCGACCCGCACGGCGTCGCCGCGGAGAACATCCAGGCGCGCGCCCGCGGCATCCTGCTCATGGCCATCTCCAACGAGCGCAACCTCATGGTGCTCGCCACGGGTAACAAGAGCGAGATGTCCATGGGCTACGCCACCCTGTACGGGGACATGGTGGGCGGATTCTCGGCGCTCAAGGACGTGCCCAAGACCGTGGTGTACCGGCTGGCGGAGCTGGTGAACCGCGACGTGGAGATCCTGCCCCGGCGCATCATCGACCGGCCGCCCTCGGCCGAGCTGGCCCCGGACCAGAAGGACTCCGACACCCTGCCGCCCTACGAGGTGCTCGACGCCATCCTGTTCGCCTACGTGGAGGAGGATCTGGCCCCCGAGACCATCGCCGCACGCGGCCACGATCCGGCGCTGGTCCGCCAGGTGCTGAACCGGGTGGAGAACAACGAGTACAAGCGGCGCCAGGCCCCGCCGGGGGTGCGCATCAGTCCGCGCGGCTTCGGAACCGATCGGCGCTATCCGATCACGAACAAGTATAGGTTCTAG